One part of the Anaeromyxobacter sp. Fw109-5 genome encodes these proteins:
- a CDS encoding bacteriohemerythrin encodes MNVETLSMHIQWTNALSLGVGDLDAQHQELFRRASRLLDALEAGKRADVAELIEYLHGYATTHFGLEEAWMREIGFPGFLRHKAEHDRFVSDLALIARDLDANGRSLGLAPFQLGQWLAQWLKKHIGGTDAELGRYLAKRSA; translated from the coding sequence GTGAACGTGGAGACCCTCTCGATGCACATCCAGTGGACGAACGCGCTCTCCCTCGGCGTCGGCGACCTCGACGCCCAGCACCAGGAGCTGTTCCGCCGCGCCTCGCGCCTGCTCGACGCGCTCGAGGCCGGCAAGCGCGCCGACGTCGCCGAGCTCATCGAGTACCTGCACGGCTACGCGACCACGCACTTCGGGCTCGAGGAGGCGTGGATGCGGGAGATCGGCTTCCCCGGCTTCCTGCGCCACAAGGCGGAGCACGATCGCTTCGTCTCCGATCTCGCGCTCATCGCGCGCGACCTCGACGCGAACGGGCGCAGCCTCGGCCTCGCCCCGTTCCAGCTCGGGCAGTGGCTCGCCCAGTGGTTGAAGAAGCACATCGGCGGCACCGACGCCGAGCTCGGGCGGTACCTCGCGAAGCGGAGCGCGTAG
- a CDS encoding DUF3683 domain-containing protein, translating to MQHPNLESALAPTPSVREIPYNYTSADDRQALSLLLGPDLWGKLEELRTRRVTGRSARLLMRFFGEILIHRRNPFLFQELVDSAPRRRRFFRNIEKDLGIVSRNSNGEERVGEVLAASRKLLAAFRAEVEGAPELRRRMVRELGAVVGKDSVLFDPFTLVSHATDATDWRLHLPIAVVMPDDERQVAPLLAGIARLGLKAIPRGAGTGLTGGAVPLRPGCVVVNTEKLNRIRGVSERTFRLADGREAAAKVVELEAGVVTERAMEHAAERGLVFATDPTSAWACTIGGNVAENAGGKDCVLWGTCIDNLVSWRMAMPSGRHWTVRRVDHRLRKILPEDPVTFDVVDEDGALVKRIALTGADIRKKGLWKDITNKALGGVPGLQKEGTDGVITSAEFVLYPEYEAKRTLCLEFFGPDFDEASRVILQLARAFPFPDGGKEALSALEHFDDEYVRAIDYKVKAPRPETPKAVLLVDVVGHAADEAARGVDKIRRILDEHPNTELFEARDAAEAKRFWADRKKLGAIARRTNAFKMNEDVVLPLEALAEFARFVEATNVEEERYAQGRFVDRAEDLLRGAPPPKDDPEWLARKIPAALARCAAAREALVGADAKALRALAAIEALRRDLGQLVRGYPGLVAALDRAHREVRDRLVVLATHMHAGDGNVHVNVPVLSNDRPMLRRTEEVIDAVMAKVVALGGVVSGEHGIGVTKLKYLEPARVRELAVHRAEVDPGGLMNPGKLEDLAVLDQVFTPSFNLLELEARILQHGQLEALAKAIAHCVRCGKCKADCCVYHPARGMFFHPRNKNLAIGSLIEALLYDAQRERSTKFELLRWLEEVADHCTICHKCAKPCPVDIDTGEVSVLEREILASYGYKRTTVATRATLAYLDTRSPVANAAFHGGLVRLGGALQRAACAVAAPLQPEDARRAPYALQVLRSPVPPAPSETLRDVLPHCEQDQVLVLDPEGAPAQRTVFYFPGCGSERLQSHVSMAALHVLGSVGARVVIPPPFLCCGFPAHVNAKVEQHSRTLLRDTILFSQIRDMFSHVSFDGCVVTCGTCREGLEAMEAEKLFGGRIVDVARYAAERGLSLAAPAPEAGPGPELLYHAPCHDSLDGDARAVLARIGGFGKVEAVPHCCSEAGTLALSRPDITDAMLHRKREAIAEALDGRPRGAVMLTNCPSCVQGLGRNAAFGVEPKHLAVALAERISGPDWREKFRAQATRATAVHF from the coding sequence ATGCAGCACCCCAACCTCGAATCCGCGCTCGCCCCGACTCCCTCCGTTCGGGAGATCCCCTACAACTACACCTCCGCCGACGACCGGCAGGCGCTCAGCCTGCTGCTCGGCCCCGACCTGTGGGGAAAGCTGGAGGAGCTTCGCACCCGCCGGGTGACCGGGCGCAGCGCGCGCCTGCTCATGCGGTTCTTCGGCGAGATCCTCATCCACCGCCGGAACCCGTTCCTGTTCCAGGAGCTCGTGGACTCCGCGCCCCGGCGGCGCCGCTTCTTCCGCAACATCGAGAAGGACCTCGGCATCGTCTCCCGCAACTCGAACGGCGAGGAGCGCGTGGGGGAGGTGCTCGCCGCCTCGCGGAAGCTGCTCGCCGCGTTCCGCGCCGAGGTCGAGGGCGCCCCCGAGCTGCGCCGCCGCATGGTGCGCGAGCTCGGGGCGGTGGTCGGCAAGGACAGCGTCCTCTTCGATCCGTTCACGCTCGTGTCTCACGCCACGGACGCGACCGACTGGCGCCTCCACCTGCCGATCGCGGTGGTCATGCCGGACGACGAGCGGCAGGTCGCGCCCCTCCTCGCCGGCATCGCGCGCCTCGGGCTCAAGGCGATCCCGCGCGGCGCCGGCACCGGCCTGACCGGCGGCGCCGTGCCGCTCCGCCCCGGCTGCGTGGTGGTGAACACCGAGAAGCTGAACCGGATCCGCGGCGTGTCGGAGCGGACCTTCCGGCTCGCCGACGGACGCGAGGCGGCGGCGAAGGTGGTCGAGCTCGAGGCGGGCGTCGTCACCGAGCGCGCCATGGAGCACGCGGCGGAGCGCGGGCTGGTGTTCGCCACCGATCCCACGAGCGCCTGGGCGTGCACCATCGGCGGCAACGTCGCCGAGAACGCGGGCGGCAAGGACTGCGTGCTGTGGGGCACCTGCATCGACAACCTGGTGTCCTGGCGGATGGCGATGCCCTCGGGGCGGCACTGGACGGTGCGCCGCGTGGATCACCGGCTGCGGAAGATCCTCCCCGAGGACCCGGTCACCTTCGACGTCGTGGACGAGGACGGCGCGCTCGTGAAGCGCATCGCGCTCACCGGGGCGGACATCCGCAAGAAGGGGCTCTGGAAGGACATCACCAACAAGGCGCTGGGCGGCGTGCCCGGGCTGCAGAAGGAGGGCACCGACGGCGTCATCACCTCCGCGGAGTTCGTCCTCTACCCCGAGTACGAGGCGAAGCGGACGCTCTGCCTGGAGTTCTTCGGGCCCGACTTCGACGAGGCCTCGCGCGTCATCCTCCAGCTCGCGCGCGCCTTCCCCTTCCCGGACGGCGGCAAGGAGGCGCTCTCCGCGCTCGAGCACTTCGACGACGAGTACGTGCGCGCCATCGACTACAAGGTGAAGGCGCCGCGCCCCGAGACGCCGAAGGCCGTGCTGCTCGTGGACGTGGTCGGCCACGCCGCCGACGAGGCCGCGCGCGGGGTGGACAAGATCCGGCGCATCCTCGACGAGCACCCGAACACCGAGCTGTTCGAGGCGCGCGACGCGGCCGAGGCGAAGCGCTTCTGGGCGGACCGCAAGAAGCTCGGCGCCATCGCCCGCAGGACCAACGCGTTCAAGATGAACGAGGACGTCGTCCTGCCGCTCGAGGCGCTGGCCGAGTTCGCGCGCTTCGTGGAGGCGACGAACGTCGAGGAGGAGCGCTACGCGCAGGGCCGCTTCGTGGACCGCGCCGAGGACCTCCTGCGCGGCGCCCCGCCGCCCAAGGACGACCCGGAGTGGCTCGCCCGCAAGATCCCCGCCGCGCTCGCGCGCTGCGCGGCCGCGCGGGAGGCGCTGGTCGGGGCCGACGCGAAGGCGCTCCGGGCGCTGGCGGCGATCGAGGCGCTCCGGCGCGACCTCGGGCAGCTCGTGCGCGGCTACCCCGGCCTCGTCGCCGCGCTCGACCGCGCCCACCGCGAGGTGCGCGACCGGCTGGTGGTGCTCGCGACCCACATGCACGCGGGCGACGGCAACGTGCACGTGAACGTGCCGGTGCTCTCCAACGACCGGCCGATGCTGCGCCGCACCGAGGAGGTCATCGACGCCGTCATGGCGAAGGTGGTCGCGCTCGGCGGCGTGGTCTCCGGCGAGCACGGCATCGGGGTCACGAAGCTCAAGTACCTCGAGCCCGCGCGCGTGCGGGAGCTCGCCGTCCACCGCGCCGAGGTGGATCCCGGCGGCCTCATGAACCCTGGCAAGCTCGAGGACCTCGCCGTCCTCGACCAGGTGTTCACGCCGTCCTTCAACCTCCTCGAGCTGGAGGCGCGCATCCTCCAGCACGGGCAGCTCGAGGCGCTCGCGAAGGCCATCGCCCACTGCGTCCGCTGCGGCAAGTGCAAGGCGGACTGCTGCGTCTACCACCCGGCCCGCGGGATGTTCTTCCACCCGCGCAACAAGAACCTCGCCATCGGGTCCCTCATCGAGGCGCTGCTCTACGACGCGCAGCGGGAGCGCTCGACCAAGTTCGAGCTGCTGCGCTGGCTGGAGGAGGTGGCGGACCACTGCACCATCTGCCACAAGTGCGCGAAGCCCTGCCCGGTGGACATCGACACCGGCGAGGTGTCCGTGCTGGAGCGCGAGATCCTCGCGAGCTACGGCTACAAGCGCACCACCGTCGCGACGCGCGCGACGCTCGCGTACCTCGACACCCGCTCGCCCGTCGCGAACGCCGCCTTCCACGGCGGGCTCGTGCGGCTGGGCGGCGCCCTCCAGCGCGCCGCCTGCGCCGTCGCCGCCCCGCTCCAGCCCGAGGACGCGCGGCGCGCCCCGTACGCGCTCCAGGTGCTGCGCTCGCCCGTGCCGCCGGCGCCTTCCGAGACCCTGCGCGACGTGCTGCCGCACTGCGAGCAGGACCAGGTGCTCGTGCTCGACCCCGAGGGCGCGCCGGCGCAGCGGACGGTCTTCTACTTCCCGGGCTGCGGCTCGGAGCGGCTCCAGTCGCACGTGTCGATGGCGGCGCTGCACGTGCTCGGGTCGGTGGGGGCCCGCGTGGTGATCCCGCCGCCGTTCCTCTGCTGCGGGTTCCCGGCGCACGTGAACGCCAAGGTCGAGCAGCACTCGCGCACGCTGCTCCGCGACACCATCCTGTTCAGCCAGATCCGCGACATGTTCAGCCACGTCTCCTTCGACGGCTGCGTGGTCACCTGCGGCACCTGCCGCGAGGGGCTCGAGGCGATGGAGGCCGAGAAGCTCTTCGGCGGCCGCATCGTCGACGTGGCGCGCTACGCGGCCGAGCGCGGCCTCTCGCTGGCGGCGCCTGCACCCGAGGCGGGCCCTGGGCCGGAGCTGCTGTACCACGCCCCCTGCCACGACTCGCTCGACGGCGACGCGCGCGCGGTGCTGGCCCGGATCGGCGGGTTCGGGAAGGTGGAGGCCGTGCCGCACTGCTGCTCCGAGGCGGGCACCCTGGCGCTCTCGCGGCCGGACATCACCGACGCCATGCTCCACCGCAAGCGGGAGGCGATCGCCGAGGCGCTGGACGGCCGCCCGCGCGGCGCGGTGATGCTCACGAACTGCCCGTCCTGCGTGCAGGGGCTCGGGCGCAACGCGGCGTTCGGCGTCGAGCCGAAGCACCTCGCGGTGGCGCTCGCCGAGCGCATCTCCGGCCCGGACTGGCGCGAGAAGTTCCGCGCGCAGGCCACGCGCGCAACCGCGGTGCATTTCTAG
- the gdhA gene encoding NADP-specific glutamate dehydrogenase — MVMKDERLESIYQDVLRRNPGEAEFHQAAREVLESIGPVLAKYPEFRERKIIERIIEPERQIIFRVPWQDDKGEFHVNRGFRVQYNSALGPYKGGLRFHPSVYLGIIKFLGFEQIFKNALTGLPIGGGKGGSDFDPKGRTDDEIMRFCQSFMTELWRYIGEHTDVPAGDIGVGGREIGYLYGQYKRLTSRYEAGVLTGKGLDYGGSLVRTEATGYGATFFVEEMLKVRKDSFDGKRCVVSGSGNVAIYTIEKINQLGGKTVACSDSNGYIFDEKGIDLDLVKQLKEVERRRIRDYVEYRKHARYVDGGNIWEIPCQVAMPSATQNEINGKDAALLVKNGCIAVGEGANMPTTPEGIQVFLQAGIAYGPGKAANAGGVATSALEMQQNASRDSWTFEYTEKRLANIMKNIHQTCFETAEEFGAKGNYVVGANIAGFIKVAKAMVAHGLI, encoded by the coding sequence ATGGTCATGAAGGACGAGAGGCTGGAGTCGATCTACCAGGACGTGCTGCGTCGTAACCCCGGCGAGGCCGAGTTCCACCAGGCCGCGCGGGAGGTGCTCGAGTCGATCGGGCCGGTCCTGGCGAAGTACCCCGAGTTCCGCGAGCGCAAGATCATCGAGCGGATCATCGAGCCGGAGCGGCAGATCATCTTCCGCGTGCCCTGGCAGGACGACAAGGGCGAGTTCCACGTCAACCGCGGGTTCCGCGTCCAGTACAACAGCGCGCTCGGCCCGTACAAGGGCGGGCTCCGCTTCCACCCGTCGGTCTACCTCGGGATCATCAAGTTCCTGGGGTTCGAGCAGATCTTCAAGAACGCGCTCACCGGCCTGCCCATCGGCGGCGGCAAGGGCGGCTCGGACTTCGACCCGAAGGGCAGGACGGACGACGAGATCATGCGCTTCTGCCAGAGCTTCATGACCGAGCTCTGGCGCTACATCGGCGAGCACACCGACGTGCCCGCCGGTGACATCGGCGTGGGCGGCCGCGAGATCGGCTACCTGTACGGTCAGTACAAGCGGCTCACCTCGCGGTACGAGGCGGGCGTCCTCACCGGGAAGGGGCTCGACTACGGCGGCTCGCTGGTGCGCACCGAGGCGACGGGCTACGGCGCCACCTTCTTCGTGGAGGAGATGCTCAAGGTCCGCAAGGACTCGTTCGACGGCAAGCGCTGCGTCGTGTCGGGCTCCGGCAACGTCGCGATCTACACGATCGAGAAGATCAACCAGCTCGGCGGCAAGACCGTCGCCTGCTCCGACTCGAACGGCTACATCTTCGACGAGAAGGGCATCGACCTCGACCTCGTGAAGCAGCTCAAGGAGGTCGAGCGGCGGCGCATCAGGGACTACGTCGAGTACCGCAAGCACGCGCGCTACGTCGACGGCGGCAACATCTGGGAGATCCCCTGCCAGGTGGCCATGCCGTCCGCGACGCAGAACGAGATCAACGGCAAGGACGCCGCGCTGCTCGTGAAGAACGGCTGCATCGCCGTCGGCGAGGGCGCGAACATGCCCACCACGCCCGAGGGCATCCAGGTGTTCCTCCAGGCCGGCATCGCCTACGGCCCGGGCAAGGCGGCCAACGCGGGCGGCGTCGCCACCTCCGCGCTCGAGATGCAGCAGAACGCGTCGCGCGACTCGTGGACCTTCGAGTACACGGAGAAGCGGCTCGCGAACATCATGAAGAACATCCACCAGACCTGCTTCGAGACCGCCGAGGAGTTCGGCGCCAAGGGCAACTACGTCGTCGGCGCGAACATCGCGGGCTTCATCAAGGTCGCGAAGGCGATGGTGGCTCACGGGCTGATCTGA